From a region of the Salvelinus alpinus chromosome 2, SLU_Salpinus.1, whole genome shotgun sequence genome:
- the ndufaf5 gene encoding arginine-hydroxylase NDUFAF5, mitochondrial isoform X2 gives MNNAIGSRFLNGSCVCRRVLKIGSVRLLVPHQHDAAHSQRNVMTAHSMFPPVRELSPKIRCSQWTEIQRQLSGRAGGTMNVFDRTMKRRQKKWAASLQDGDKYDYLRDEVGSRVADRVYDITRTFPLALDIGCGKSHIAEHLHKEVVEQLFLTDISEKSLRNTRESEIPTHCVMADEEFLPFKENTFDLVVSSLSLHWINDLPGALRQINQVLKPDGAFIGAMVGGETLYELRCALQLAELEREGGFSPHVSPYTAVTDLGNLLGQAGFSMLTVDIDEIQVHYPGILEVMSDLQGMGESNCAWNRKSMLHRDTILAAAAIYQGNHG, from the exons ATGAACAATGCAATAGGTAGTCGTTTTCTCAATGGTAGTTGTGTCTGCCGGAGAGTCTTGAAAATAGGCAGCGTTAGATTGCTGGTCCCTCACCAACATGATGCAGCTCATTCGCAAAGAAATGTCATGACAGCTCATTCAATGTTTCCACCGGTGAGAGAGTTGTCTCCTAAAATTCGGTGTTCACAATGGACTGAAATTCAGAGGCAGTTGTCGGGCAGGGCTGGAGGTACAATGAATGTATTTGACAGGACTATGAAGAGGAGACAGAAGAAATGGGCTGCATCGCTACAAGACGGTGACAAATATGACTATCTGAGAGACgag GTTGGAAGCAGAGTTGCAGACCGGGTCTATGACATTACAAG GACATTTCCTTTGGCTTTGGACATTGGCTGTGGGAAAAGTCACATTGCTGAGCATTTGCACAAG GAAGTAGTTGAGCAGCTCTTTTTAACTGACATCTCAGAAAAGTCTTTG AGAAACACAAGAGAAAGTGAGATCCCTACCCACTGTGTCATGGCCGATGAAGAGTTTCTACCCTTTAAAGAAAACACATTTGATCTGGTGGTCAGCAGCTTGAG CCTACACTGGATCAATGATCTCCCTGGAGCCTTGAGACAG ATCAACCAGGTCCTGAAGCCAGACGGGGCGTTCATTGGGGCCATGGTGGGCGGGGAGACCCTGTATGAGCTGCGCTGCGCCCTGCAGCTGGCTGAGCTCGAGCGGGAAGGGGGTTTCTCCCCCCACGTGTCCCCCTACACGGCCGTCACAGACCTGGGCAACTTGCTGGGCCAGGCAGGCTTCAGTATGCTGACAGTG GACATTGATGAAATTCAAGTGCACTATCCTGGGATACTTGAGGTCATGAGTGACCTGcaag GTATGGGGGAGAGCAACTGCGCTTGGAACAGGAAGTCCATGTTGCACAGAGACACCATTTTAGCTGCAGCTGCAATCTACCAAG gtaaccatggttga
- the LOC139568770 gene encoding ESF1 homolog, giving the protein MALLMDDDDEHKHFNYDKIVDEQNLSKKKRKKLLKKDNTGLEEDDFQVVVKDPRFQAMFTSHLYNLDPYDPGYKKTKATQSIQVEKQRQRDQELTGPTHTGSGSKETGNNCQWPGGG; this is encoded by the exons ATGGCCCTGCTCATGGACGACGACGACGAGCACAAACACTTCAACTACGACAAGATCGTAGACGAGCAGAACCTGAGcaaaaagaagaggaagaagctTCTGAAGAAGGACAACACGGGTCTGGAGGAGGACGACTTCCAG GTGGTAGTGAAGGACCCTCGTTTCCAGGCCATGTTTACCTCCCACCTCTACAACTTAGACCCGTACGACCCGGGCTACAAGAAGACCAAGGCCACCCAGAGCATCCAGGTCGAGAAGCAGCGCCAGCGCGACCAGGAGCTCACAGGCCCCACCCACACAGGTAGTGGGAGCAAAGAAACAGGAAACAATTGCCAGTGGCCAGGCGGTGGCTGA
- the btbd3a gene encoding BTB/POZ domain-containing protein 3a produces MAAELFPTKKLGPASSTNTAVQQYQEQNRNNNNTIHSCNWQGLYPTIRERNSVMFNNELMADVHFVVGPPGGTQQVPGHKYVLAVGSSVFHAMFYGELAEDKEEIRIPDVEPPSFLAMLKYIYCDEIDLCADTVLATLYAAKKYIVPHLARACVNFLETSLSAKNACVLLSQSCLFEEPDLMQRCWEVIDAQAELALRSEGFTDIDSVTLESILRRETLNAKEMVVFEAALSWAEAECQRQDLTPTIENKRLALGKAIYLIRIPTMTLDDFANGAAQSGVLTLNETNDIFLWYTAAKKPELLFASKSRKGLAPQRCHRFQSCAYRSNQWRYRGRCDSIQFAVDKRVFIAGFGLYGSSCGSAEYSAKIELKRQGVLLGQSLIKYFSDGSSSTFPVWFEYPVQIEPDTFYTASVVLDGNELSYFGQEGMTEVQCGKVTFQFQCSSDSTNGTGVQGGQIPELIFYA; encoded by the exons ATGGCTGCAGAGCTCTTTCCCACCAAGAAGCTGGGCCCAGCATCCTCAACCAACACAGCTGTGCAGCAATACCAGGAGCAGAACCGGAATAACAACAACACCATTCACAGCTGCAACTGGCAAGGGCTCTATCCTACCATCCGAGAGAG GAATTCAGTCATGTTCAACAATGAGTTGATGGCAGATGTTCACTTTGTCGTTGGCCCCCCAGGAGGAACTCAGCAAGTACCTGGGCACAAG TATGTGCTGGCTGTGGGGAGTTCTGTGTTCCACGCCATGTTTTATGGTGAACTGGCAGAGGACAAGGAAGAGATCCGTATCCCTGATGTGGAGCCTCCCTCGTTCCTAGCCATGCTGAA GTACATCTACTGCGATGAGATCGACCTGTGTGCCGACACGGTCCTGGCTACGCTCTACGCCGCCAAGAAGTACATTGTGCCCCACCTGGCTCGGGCCTGCGTCAACTTCCTGGAGACGAGCCTGAGCGCCAAGAACGCTTGTGTGCTGCTATCCCAGAGCTGCCTGTTTGAGGAGCCCGACCTAATGCAGCGCTGCTGGGAGGTGATCGACGCCCAAGCCGAGCTGGCGCTGCGCTCCGAGGGCTTCACAGACATCGACTCGGTGACCCTGGAGAGTATCCTGCGCCGCGAGACGCTCAACGCCAAGGAGATGGTGGTGTTCGAGGCGGCATTGAGCTGGGCCGAGGCCGAATGCCAGCGCCAGGACCTGACGCCCACCATTGAGAACAAACGGCTGGCGCTGGGCAAGGCCATCTACCTGATCCGCATCCCCACCATGACGTTGGATGACTTCGCCAACGGTGCGGCACAGTCGGGTGTGCTGACGCTCAACGAGACCAATGACATCTTCCTGTGGTACACGGCCGCCAAGAAGCCTGAGCTGCTGTTCGCCAGCAAGTCGCGCAAGGGCCTGGCGCCACAGCGTTGCCACCGCTTCCAGTCGTGCGCCTACCGGAGCAACCAGTGGCGCTACCGGGGCCGTTGCGACAGCATCCAGTTCGCCGTGGACAAGCGAGTGTTCATCGCCGGCTTCGGCCTGTACGGCTCCAGCTGTGGCTCAGCAGAGTACAGCGCCAAGATTGAACTCAAGAGGCAGGGCGTGCTGCTGGGCCAGAGCCTCATCAAGTACTTTTCAGATGGTTCCAGCAGCACATTCCCAGTGTGGTTTGAATACCCTGTGCAGATCGAGCCCGACACATTCTACACGGCCAGCGTAGTGCTGGACGGCAACGAGCTCAGCTACTTTGGCCAGGAGGGCATGACTGAGGTGCAGTGTGGCAAGGTCACCTTCCAGTTCCAGTGCTCTTCAGACAGCACCAACGGGACAGGTGTGCAGGGGGGGCAAATCCCTGAGCTCATCTTTTACGCTTGA